From the Musa acuminata AAA Group cultivar baxijiao chromosome BXJ1-2, Cavendish_Baxijiao_AAA, whole genome shotgun sequence genome, one window contains:
- the LOC135598832 gene encoding probable serine/threonine-protein kinase WNK11 isoform X2 has protein sequence MDPTGRYGRYDDLLGTGAVKRVYRGFDQDEGIEVAWNQVRLRSFVHDQQMQDRIFAEVRLLQSLRHDNLIALHDVWTDDDGGSTLNFITEFCNSGSLREYRNRHRHVSMKALKKWSRQILLGLEYLHNREPCINHRDLNCSNVFINGNVGQVKIGDLGLAAVVEKSHAAHSVLGTPEFMAPELYEEEYTEQVDIYSFGISVLEMVTREIPYSECDNVAKIYRKVTTGVRPVAMAKVKDPEITAFIGRCLGRPRARPSASELLNDPFFHGIDEDGPSSAPPPPPLPPQPWPSALLAGLALLHRQRPAVPTILPSGLVETINGAGSIADYLIPFSCVH, from the exons ATGGACCCGACGGGACGATACGGGCGGTACGACGACCTGCTCGGGACCGGCGCCGTGAAGCGGGTCTACCGGGGGTTCGATCAGGACGAGGGGATCGAGGTGGCGTGGAACCAGGTCCGTCTTCGTAGCTTCGTTCATGACCAGCAGATGCAGGACCGGATCTTCGCGGAAGTGAGGCTGCTGCAGTCGCTGCGGCACGACAACCTCATCGCGCTCCACGACGTGTGGACGGACGACGACGGAGGTAGCACGCTCAACTTCATCACCGAGTTCTGCAACTCCGGCAGTCTCCGTGAGTACCGGAATCGGCACCGCCACGTGTCGATGAAGGCCCTCAAGAAGTGGTCACGCCAGATACTGTTGGGCCTCGAGTACCTCCACAACCGTGAGCCCTGCATCAATCACCGCGACCTCAATTGCTCCAACGTCTTCATTAATGGCAATGTTGGCCAA GTGAAGATTGGGGATTTAGGGCTAGCTGCAGTCGTGGAGAAGAGCCACGCGGCTCACTCCGTACTGGGGACGCCGGAGTTCATGGCGCCGGAGCTGTACGAGGAGGAGTACACGGAGCAGGTGGACATCTACTCTTTCGGAATTAGCGTGCTGGAGATGGTGACCCGCGAGATCCCCTACAGCGAGTGCGACAACGTCGCCAAGATCTACCGGAAGGTGACGACCGGGGTGAGGCCGGTAGCCATGGCGAAGGTCAAGGACCCCGAGATCACGGCCTTCATCGGGCGGTGCCTCGGCAGGCCGCGGGCTCGACCTTCTGCCTCGGAGCTCCTCAATGACCCATTCTTCCATGGAATCGACGAAGATGGCCCCAGCTCTGCGCCGCCTCCGCCCCCTCTGCCGCCACAGCCATGGCCGTCGGCGCTTCTTGCAGGCCTCGCTCTCCTGCATCGTCAGCGGCCAGCAGTGCCGACAATACTTCCCTCCGGATTAGTTGAGACAATAAATGGAGCTGGTTCGATCGCTGACTATTTGATTCCCTTTTCTTGTGTACATTAG
- the LOC135598832 gene encoding probable serine/threonine-protein kinase WNK11 isoform X1 has translation MPFVRPDPAARDAEPFVEMDPTGRYGRYDDLLGTGAVKRVYRGFDQDEGIEVAWNQVRLRSFVHDQQMQDRIFAEVRLLQSLRHDNLIALHDVWTDDDGGSTLNFITEFCNSGSLREYRNRHRHVSMKALKKWSRQILLGLEYLHNREPCINHRDLNCSNVFINGNVGQVKIGDLGLAAVVEKSHAAHSVLGTPEFMAPELYEEEYTEQVDIYSFGISVLEMVTREIPYSECDNVAKIYRKVTTGVRPVAMAKVKDPEITAFIGRCLGRPRARPSASELLNDPFFHGIDEDGPSSAPPPPPLPPQPWPSALLAGLALLHRQRPAVPTILPSGLVETINGAGSIADYLIPFSCVH, from the exons ATGCCGTTCGTGAGACCTGATCCGGCGGCCAGGGATGCGGAGCCGTTCGTGGAGATGGACCCGACGGGACGATACGGGCGGTACGACGACCTGCTCGGGACCGGCGCCGTGAAGCGGGTCTACCGGGGGTTCGATCAGGACGAGGGGATCGAGGTGGCGTGGAACCAGGTCCGTCTTCGTAGCTTCGTTCATGACCAGCAGATGCAGGACCGGATCTTCGCGGAAGTGAGGCTGCTGCAGTCGCTGCGGCACGACAACCTCATCGCGCTCCACGACGTGTGGACGGACGACGACGGAGGTAGCACGCTCAACTTCATCACCGAGTTCTGCAACTCCGGCAGTCTCCGTGAGTACCGGAATCGGCACCGCCACGTGTCGATGAAGGCCCTCAAGAAGTGGTCACGCCAGATACTGTTGGGCCTCGAGTACCTCCACAACCGTGAGCCCTGCATCAATCACCGCGACCTCAATTGCTCCAACGTCTTCATTAATGGCAATGTTGGCCAA GTGAAGATTGGGGATTTAGGGCTAGCTGCAGTCGTGGAGAAGAGCCACGCGGCTCACTCCGTACTGGGGACGCCGGAGTTCATGGCGCCGGAGCTGTACGAGGAGGAGTACACGGAGCAGGTGGACATCTACTCTTTCGGAATTAGCGTGCTGGAGATGGTGACCCGCGAGATCCCCTACAGCGAGTGCGACAACGTCGCCAAGATCTACCGGAAGGTGACGACCGGGGTGAGGCCGGTAGCCATGGCGAAGGTCAAGGACCCCGAGATCACGGCCTTCATCGGGCGGTGCCTCGGCAGGCCGCGGGCTCGACCTTCTGCCTCGGAGCTCCTCAATGACCCATTCTTCCATGGAATCGACGAAGATGGCCCCAGCTCTGCGCCGCCTCCGCCCCCTCTGCCGCCACAGCCATGGCCGTCGGCGCTTCTTGCAGGCCTCGCTCTCCTGCATCGTCAGCGGCCAGCAGTGCCGACAATACTTCCCTCCGGATTAGTTGAGACAATAAATGGAGCTGGTTCGATCGCTGACTATTTGATTCCCTTTTCTTGTGTACATTAG